The Sphingobium sp. JS3065 genome includes a region encoding these proteins:
- a CDS encoding SHOCT domain-containing protein, with protein MPMWSNGACRDAMWGGWMPFQGIFFLLLIVLAIIGLVALARSIFRSSTHGVDERRGSSSLEILEQRYAKGELEREEYLQKKTDLTAQS; from the coding sequence ATGCCCATGTGGTCGAATGGCGCCTGCCGGGACGCGATGTGGGGCGGATGGATGCCGTTTCAGGGCATCTTCTTCCTGTTGCTTATCGTGCTTGCCATCATCGGGCTTGTGGCGCTCGCCCGTTCAATCTTTCGGTCGAGCACGCATGGGGTCGACGAACGACGCGGATCGTCCAGCCTTGAGATACTGGAGCAGCGCTACGCCAAGGGCGAACTGGAGCGAGAGGAATATCTCCAGAAGAAGACGGACCTGACTGCGCAGTCCTGA
- a CDS encoding cation transporter, with protein MADQCCASACGRKDTLNDPRWRKVLWIALGLNATMFAVEIIASIVTGSRSLQADALDFLGDSANYAISLGVAGMALAWRARAALVKGLTILLFGLAVLASAVWGLIEGVTPDPLAMGVVGFMALVVNVSVALMLYRYRTGDSNMRSVWICSRNDAINNLLVIGAGLAVMWSSSGIPDQLVAFVMALLGISGGWQIVRQATIELNELRAEGAL; from the coding sequence ATGGCTGATCAATGTTGCGCCAGCGCTTGCGGCCGCAAGGACACACTCAACGATCCGCGTTGGCGCAAGGTGCTGTGGATCGCACTTGGTCTCAATGCGACAATGTTCGCGGTCGAGATCATTGCCAGTATCGTTACGGGATCACGTTCGCTTCAGGCCGATGCTCTCGACTTTCTGGGCGACTCGGCAAACTATGCGATCAGTCTGGGCGTCGCAGGGATGGCGCTGGCATGGCGCGCTCGCGCGGCCCTTGTGAAGGGTCTTACAATCCTGCTGTTCGGGCTGGCTGTTCTGGCGTCGGCTGTCTGGGGCTTGATCGAAGGCGTGACGCCCGATCCACTGGCGATGGGTGTCGTCGGTTTCATGGCGCTGGTAGTGAATGTATCGGTCGCGCTAATGCTTTATCGTTACCGGACCGGTGACTCTAACATGCGCTCGGTGTGGATATGTTCGCGCAACGATGCAATCAACAATCTTCTGGTGATCGGCGCGGGACTCGCCGTGATGTGGAGCAGCAGCGGCATCCCCGACCAGTTGGTCGCTTTCGTCATGGCATTGCTCGGGATCAGCGGAGGCTGGCAGATCGTTCGGCAGGCGACCATCGAACTGAACGAACTGCGGGCGGAAGGGGCGTTGTAG
- a CDS encoding thymidine phosphorylase family protein, whose amino-acid sequence MRARRMGITTSQYEPVVFMREDCSVCRSEGLLSRPAILVSIGGRQIVATLFHTSSDALAPDELGMSEAAWAMLGAQPNDSVTIRHPAPVASLGELRSRVYGNRLGENAFRSIITDIVAGRYNDVLLASFVTACSAFPLDLAETVALTRAMVASGDRLSWGSDLIVDKHSVGGLPGNRTTPIIVAIIAANGLVMPKTSSRAITSPAGTADTMETLAPVDLDLAAIRRVVEQENGCIVWGGSVRLSPADDIIIGVERVLDLDAVGQLVASILSKKVAAGSTHLVIDLPIGPSAKVRSAAAAEALSNALTSVAAEFGLCTRIMEGPGAEPIGRGIGPALEARDVLAVLTGVSPPEDLRRRAIQLAGAILELGGRVPEGQGEAQAELTLAKGHAWDKFQRICEAQGGMRVPPTSSHRHTLTASRPGRISYLDNRKLAKLAKLAGAPVAKAAGVEMHVRLGNLVDHGTPFCTVHAENRGELEYALAFAESDGAIFSVTEQEAPIS is encoded by the coding sequence ATGCGTGCGCGGCGCATGGGAATCACGACCAGCCAATATGAGCCTGTCGTATTCATGCGGGAGGATTGCTCCGTCTGCCGCTCTGAAGGCTTGCTGTCTCGTCCAGCAATTTTGGTAAGCATTGGGGGCAGGCAAATTGTCGCGACACTCTTCCACACCTCGTCCGACGCGCTCGCCCCCGACGAACTGGGTATGTCGGAGGCGGCCTGGGCCATGCTTGGTGCTCAGCCGAACGATTCGGTTACCATTCGTCATCCGGCACCGGTTGCATCGCTTGGTGAGTTACGCAGTCGTGTCTATGGCAACCGACTAGGCGAAAATGCATTCCGGTCGATCATCACTGATATCGTTGCCGGGCGGTACAACGACGTCCTTCTGGCTTCATTTGTTACGGCCTGCTCGGCGTTCCCACTTGATCTGGCTGAGACGGTTGCGTTGACCAGAGCCATGGTCGCTTCCGGCGATCGGCTTTCCTGGGGCTCAGACCTTATTGTCGACAAGCATAGCGTTGGCGGGCTGCCCGGAAATCGAACGACACCGATTATCGTGGCCATTATCGCGGCAAATGGCCTTGTCATGCCAAAGACTTCGTCCCGCGCCATTACCTCGCCTGCTGGAACGGCCGACACCATGGAAACCCTGGCGCCGGTCGATCTTGACCTGGCAGCCATCCGCCGGGTCGTCGAACAAGAGAACGGCTGCATCGTCTGGGGCGGCTCGGTCCGTCTGAGTCCGGCCGATGATATCATCATCGGCGTGGAAAGGGTTCTTGATCTCGATGCGGTTGGCCAACTTGTCGCATCGATCTTGTCCAAAAAGGTCGCTGCGGGCTCGACACATCTTGTCATCGACCTTCCGATAGGCCCATCAGCGAAAGTGCGGTCCGCCGCGGCCGCTGAAGCCTTGTCCAATGCGCTTACCTCGGTTGCCGCAGAATTCGGTTTGTGCACCCGGATCATGGAAGGACCGGGGGCGGAGCCCATTGGCCGTGGTATTGGTCCGGCATTGGAGGCCCGAGACGTTCTTGCCGTTCTCACAGGCGTTTCTCCCCCCGAGGACTTGCGCCGCCGCGCGATACAATTGGCCGGCGCGATACTGGAACTTGGCGGACGGGTTCCCGAGGGCCAGGGCGAAGCCCAGGCGGAACTGACACTGGCCAAAGGTCATGCGTGGGACAAATTTCAGCGGATTTGCGAAGCGCAGGGCGGCATGAGGGTTCCTCCGACGTCAAGCCACAGGCACACGCTGACGGCTTCCCGGCCTGGTCGGATATCGTATCTCGACAACCGTAAGCTTGCCAAGCTGGCGAAGTTGGCCGGAGCCCCCGTGGCCAAGGCAGCGGGTGTCGAGATGCATGTGCGGCTAGGAAATCTGGTCGACCACGGGACGCCATTCTGCACGGTGCACGCGGAGAATCGGGGAGAACTGGAATATGCGCTCGCTTTTGCCGAGTCTGACGGCGCAATCTTCTCGGTGACAGAACAAGAAGCGCCGATTTCCTGA
- a CDS encoding cytochrome c/FTR1 family iron permease, with protein sequence MDHVESILRAPWRALAAYRQSAFAFRRIVPAIFLTLALPGVARASDEDVRTAWRLLDYVAVDYRGAVEHGTIKNPQEFAEMIEFSQSVEAKISALPASPRRGALLSEAREFKASVARKADPAAVATSARALSAHLLEAYPVPLTPDKMPDLKRGAALYAENCASCHGLNGDGQGTDAAKLDPRPVAFTDKVRARERSVFALAQVIDQGLDGTAMRGFSELPVQDRWNLAFYVSRFAFAGSDRGQALWSNDPALRKRVPDMATLAGMTPAALADGIGEGKADAVMAYLRAHPEALQAAPAGSLKLSRDRLSQSLAAYERGDRDNAAKLALSAYLDGFEPVEAVLATRNASLMGQIESEMGKLRAMIGRGEPVPAVKEQVAALDTLFADAEEAISPQAESSVSTFIGSFTILLREGVEALLIVVAMIAFLRKADRPELLRHVHAGWIAALVAGAATWAVATFFIGVSGASRELTEGFGSLFAAIVLLSVGIWMHGKSQAGEWQRYVHETLNRALSRQSAWFLFGLAFIVVYREVFETILFYAALTAQGNGAVVLAGAGSATLLLAVLAWIMLRYSARLPVSQFFKYSSALIAVLAVVLAGKGVAGLQEAGMIGISPLSQVPRISVLGLFPSWQSVLAQVAALVTVIWGIWYNERRAATRETTRPGGA encoded by the coding sequence ATGGACCACGTCGAATCGATTTTGCGCGCACCCTGGCGCGCCCTTGCAGCTTACCGTCAATCGGCGTTCGCATTTCGGCGAATTGTTCCCGCGATTTTCCTGACTTTGGCATTGCCGGGTGTGGCCCGCGCCTCAGATGAAGATGTGCGGACGGCCTGGCGACTGCTTGACTACGTTGCCGTCGACTATCGCGGCGCAGTCGAGCACGGGACCATCAAGAATCCGCAGGAATTCGCCGAGATGATCGAATTCTCGCAATCGGTCGAAGCTAAAATATCAGCCCTTCCGGCGTCGCCTAGGCGCGGGGCCCTGCTTTCCGAAGCCCGAGAGTTCAAGGCGTCCGTCGCGCGCAAGGCCGACCCTGCTGCCGTGGCGACATCGGCGCGTGCACTGAGCGCTCATCTGCTGGAGGCGTATCCAGTACCGTTGACGCCGGACAAGATGCCGGATCTGAAGCGCGGCGCCGCGCTCTATGCGGAGAATTGCGCGAGTTGCCACGGCCTCAATGGAGACGGCCAAGGCACGGATGCAGCCAAACTGGATCCCCGACCGGTGGCGTTTACCGACAAAGTGCGCGCGCGGGAGCGGAGCGTCTTCGCGCTCGCCCAGGTTATTGACCAGGGTCTCGACGGCACGGCGATGCGCGGCTTCAGCGAACTGCCAGTCCAAGACCGATGGAACCTGGCTTTCTATGTCTCGAGATTTGCCTTTGCAGGCAGCGACCGCGGTCAAGCCCTGTGGTCGAACGATCCGGCATTGCGCAAGCGCGTCCCCGATATGGCAACGCTGGCAGGCATGACGCCTGCTGCCCTTGCCGATGGGATCGGTGAGGGAAAAGCCGATGCGGTCATGGCCTATCTGCGCGCGCACCCCGAGGCATTGCAAGCCGCACCAGCGGGATCGTTGAAACTGTCGCGCGACCGCTTGTCACAAAGCCTCGCAGCTTATGAGCGAGGCGACCGCGATAACGCCGCCAAGCTGGCGCTCTCGGCTTACCTTGACGGGTTCGAACCGGTCGAAGCGGTTCTCGCGACCCGCAATGCGTCTCTCATGGGCCAGATCGAAAGCGAGATGGGCAAATTGCGCGCGATGATCGGTCGCGGTGAGCCTGTCCCGGCAGTCAAGGAACAGGTTGCGGCCCTCGATACATTGTTTGCCGATGCCGAAGAGGCGATCTCACCACAAGCGGAGAGCTCTGTCTCGACCTTCATCGGCTCGTTCACGATCCTGTTGCGTGAAGGTGTTGAAGCGCTCCTGATCGTGGTGGCCATGATCGCTTTCCTGCGCAAGGCGGACCGCCCCGAACTGCTGCGCCATGTTCATGCCGGGTGGATCGCAGCATTGGTGGCTGGCGCCGCAACCTGGGCCGTGGCCACGTTTTTCATCGGGGTGAGCGGGGCAAGCCGGGAACTCACCGAAGGGTTTGGCTCGCTTTTTGCGGCCATCGTCCTGCTGTCCGTTGGCATATGGATGCACGGCAAGTCCCAGGCCGGCGAGTGGCAGCGCTACGTTCACGAAACACTGAATCGCGCTCTATCGCGGCAGTCGGCCTGGTTTCTGTTCGGACTGGCCTTCATCGTGGTCTATCGCGAGGTGTTCGAGACCATCCTGTTCTATGCCGCACTGACAGCTCAGGGTAACGGTGCGGTCGTACTAGCCGGGGCTGGCTCTGCGACGCTCCTTCTCGCGGTTTTGGCCTGGATCATGCTGCGATACAGCGCCAGATTGCCGGTGAGCCAGTTCTTCAAATACAGTTCGGCGCTCATCGCGGTTCTCGCCGTGGTGCTTGCCGGAAAGGGGGTTGCCGGCCTGCAGGAGGCCGGGATGATCGGCATCAGCCCGCTCAGCCAGGTCCCGCGAATTTCGGTCCTTGGCCTGTTCCCGTCCTGGCAATCCGTGCTGGCACAAGTGGCGGCGCTTGTCACCGTCATCTGGGGCATTTGGTATAACGAACGGCGAGCGGCAACACGGGAAACAACGAGGCCGGGAGGAGCGTGA
- a CDS encoding ribose-phosphate pyrophosphokinase, which yields MIVLSLPECQAFGLKLAGALVAEHAVIEVRRFPDGESYLRLPPDLRDRSVILNCTLANPDSKLGPIVFAADAARELGAATVGLAAPYLAYMRQDTRFSPGEAVTSRSFAKMLSAAFDWLVTVDPHLHRHDSLDAIYTIPANVVHAAPLLGAWIGTHVERPLLIGPDSESEQWVAELANVIQASYVVLNKQRLGDRSVRIDFPDMSPFAGRWPILIDDIASSGRTMIEAAKRLHELGMARPVCAIIHPLFVGDSFASLSQLSSRIVSTDTVPHESNTISVAGLLAAEIVRILDKLEPPSQSGG from the coding sequence ATGATTGTCCTGTCGCTACCCGAATGTCAGGCATTCGGATTGAAGCTTGCAGGGGCGCTTGTGGCTGAGCATGCGGTCATTGAAGTCCGCCGTTTTCCAGATGGTGAAAGTTATTTAAGGCTGCCACCGGATCTGCGCGACAGGTCTGTAATCCTGAATTGCACGCTTGCGAATCCCGATTCGAAACTTGGGCCGATAGTCTTCGCTGCGGACGCCGCGCGCGAATTGGGAGCGGCGACTGTTGGTTTGGCAGCACCCTACCTCGCCTATATGCGGCAGGATACACGGTTTTCTCCGGGCGAGGCAGTAACATCGCGCAGTTTCGCGAAAATGCTATCTGCAGCCTTCGACTGGCTCGTGACGGTCGATCCGCACCTGCATCGTCATGACTCGCTAGATGCAATCTATACGATTCCCGCCAATGTTGTTCACGCAGCTCCCCTGCTTGGCGCCTGGATCGGCACCCATGTCGAGCGACCCCTGCTCATCGGCCCGGATTCAGAAAGCGAACAATGGGTGGCGGAATTGGCGAATGTCATCCAAGCCTCCTATGTCGTGCTCAATAAGCAGCGGCTGGGCGACCGCAGCGTAAGAATTGACTTTCCTGATATGAGCCCCTTTGCCGGTCGGTGGCCGATCCTCATCGACGATATCGCATCATCGGGCAGGACAATGATCGAGGCGGCAAAGCGTCTCCATGAACTGGGAATGGCTCGCCCCGTTTGCGCCATCATTCATCCATTATTCGTTGGTGATTCTTTTGCTTCACTCAGTCAATTGAGTTCGAGGATCGTCAGCACCGACACTGTACCACATGAAAGCAACACCATCTCTGTTGCTGGACTTCTTGCGGCCGAAATCGTCCGGATACTCGATAAGTTGGAGCCACCGAGCCAATCTGGCGGATAG
- a CDS encoding DUF302 domain-containing protein has translation MSYYFSKIMPLDFDRAVEAVVEALKTEGFGVVTEIDIKATLKRKIGVDFRNYRILGACNPALAYEALKLEDKVGTMLPCNVIVQEVDDCHSEVAAIDPLASMQAIDNQELKLAAHQVGEKLKRVIDQL, from the coding sequence ATGAGCTACTATTTCAGCAAGATCATGCCGCTTGATTTCGACCGCGCGGTTGAGGCGGTCGTCGAAGCGCTTAAAACCGAGGGTTTCGGCGTCGTGACTGAGATCGACATCAAGGCGACGCTCAAGCGCAAGATCGGCGTCGACTTCCGCAATTACCGGATTCTTGGCGCCTGCAATCCGGCCCTCGCTTACGAGGCGCTCAAGCTCGAGGACAAGGTTGGGACGATGCTGCCTTGCAATGTCATCGTCCAGGAAGTGGACGATTGTCACAGCGAAGTGGCCGCGATCGATCCGCTTGCCTCGATGCAGGCGATCGACAATCAGGAACTCAAGTTAGCCGCGCATCAGGTCGGCGAGAAACTGAAGCGAGTCATCGACCAGCTTTGA
- a CDS encoding MerR family transcriptional regulator — protein sequence MAYQDRMPIGELARLTGTKVNTIRFYETEGVLHQPLRTAAGRRVYNGADVRRLTFIRKGRSLGFSLDTVREMLALADHPDQSCKAVDGIAREQIAAIDQKITDLTNLRGELDRIIKACENGIVADCKILDALTLPTERLA from the coding sequence ATGGCCTATCAGGATCGAATGCCGATCGGCGAACTCGCCAGGCTGACTGGCACCAAGGTCAACACTATCCGGTTTTACGAGACCGAAGGAGTATTGCACCAGCCGCTACGGACGGCCGCTGGCCGCCGTGTCTACAATGGTGCAGATGTCCGGCGTCTGACATTCATTCGCAAAGGCCGCAGTCTTGGCTTTTCCCTCGACACTGTCCGGGAAATGCTGGCCCTTGCCGATCACCCTGACCAGTCCTGCAAGGCGGTCGATGGGATTGCCCGCGAACAGATCGCTGCGATCGACCAGAAGATCACCGATCTGACCAATCTTCGCGGCGAACTCGATCGCATAATAAAAGCTTGTGAAAACGGCATAGTCGCCGACTGCAAGATACTCGATGCATTGACGCTGCCCACGGAAAGGCTGGCCTGA
- a CDS encoding MBL fold metallo-hydrolase RNA specificity domain-containing protein, with product MSAQSRNGKSPRTAVAVALSIRFLGAAGTVTGSRYLVEGPHTRLLVDCGLFQGGRELRERNWEEMPGGAETVETVVLTHAHIDHSGYLPRLAHNGWSGRVLSTAGTADLCRLLLRDSAFLQEKDADFSNRHGFSRHQPALPLYTEEDARTVLEYFTPVDFETPHVLDDDTSVCFRRAGHILGASSVELTTRGRKIIFSGDLGRFGDPVMCDPELPGETDYLVVESTYGDRLHERVDPEEVLGALVEKCVQRGGSVIIPAFAVGRAHSLLFHLSRLKASGRLTSIPVYLDSPMAIDAREIYCRHRDDHRLTPEQCEEACSVAEYVRDVEMSKRLSRDTNPKIIISASGMATGGRVLHHLKQFAPDHRNLILFAGFQSAGTRGAKMVAGARSVKIHGELVPVRAEVANLTMLSAHADADEIMRWLAAIRTPPRMTFITHGEQGASETLRARIEKELGWPCRVPVQGELVNLA from the coding sequence ATGAGCGCGCAAAGCCGAAATGGGAAATCACCGCGCACAGCCGTTGCTGTCGCTTTATCTATCCGGTTTCTTGGTGCGGCCGGGACGGTTACCGGGTCTCGCTATCTCGTCGAAGGGCCTCATACCCGGCTGCTGGTTGACTGTGGGCTGTTTCAGGGTGGCAGGGAACTGCGCGAGCGCAATTGGGAAGAAATGCCCGGTGGGGCCGAGACAGTCGAAACAGTCGTTCTGACCCATGCCCATATCGACCATTCAGGCTACCTGCCTAGGCTTGCTCATAACGGTTGGTCCGGTCGAGTACTGAGCACTGCCGGAACTGCGGATCTCTGCCGTCTTCTCCTCCGCGACAGCGCCTTCCTGCAAGAGAAAGACGCCGACTTCTCGAACCGTCATGGCTTCTCGCGTCACCAGCCTGCACTGCCGCTCTACACCGAAGAGGATGCACGGACAGTCCTTGAGTATTTTACCCCTGTTGATTTTGAGACGCCTCATGTTCTTGACGATGACACAAGCGTCTGCTTCCGGCGTGCAGGTCACATCCTCGGTGCATCGAGCGTCGAACTGACGACCCGGGGCCGCAAGATCATTTTTTCTGGCGACCTCGGCCGTTTCGGAGATCCCGTCATGTGCGATCCGGAGTTGCCTGGCGAAACAGACTATCTGGTCGTTGAATCGACCTACGGCGATCGCCTGCACGAACGCGTGGATCCGGAGGAGGTGCTGGGTGCGCTGGTAGAGAAGTGTGTGCAGCGAGGCGGAAGCGTGATCATACCGGCATTTGCGGTAGGCCGCGCCCATTCCCTTCTTTTCCATCTCTCCCGGCTCAAGGCTTCAGGGCGCCTGACCTCGATCCCGGTATATCTGGATAGCCCCATGGCGATCGACGCCAGGGAAATCTATTGCCGCCACCGCGACGATCACCGTCTGACGCCGGAACAGTGCGAAGAGGCATGTAGCGTTGCCGAGTATGTTCGCGACGTCGAGATGTCGAAGCGCCTGTCCCGTGACACCAACCCGAAGATCATCATCTCAGCCAGCGGAATGGCGACTGGCGGGCGGGTGCTCCACCACCTCAAGCAGTTTGCTCCCGATCACCGGAATCTGATCCTGTTTGCCGGTTTCCAGTCTGCCGGGACACGTGGAGCCAAGATGGTGGCGGGTGCGCGCTCTGTCAAAATCCACGGGGAACTTGTCCCCGTGCGCGCCGAAGTCGCCAACCTGACGATGTTGTCGGCCCATGCCGACGCCGACGAAATCATGCGCTGGCTTGCGGCGATCCGGACGCCGCCGCGCATGACCTTCATCACTCATGGCGAACAAGGAGCATCGGAAACCCTGCGAGCGCGCATCGAAAAGGAACTTGGCTGGCCTTGCCGCGTGCCGGTCCAGGGAGAACTGGTCAATCTGGCATGA
- a CDS encoding heavy metal translocating P-type ATPase, translating to MSVNWRVANLDCEHDAAALSRGLAGCPGIADIDVLPKSAKIKVSIDVAQISPARLRDKLREIGFPVVEGAELPAQPKPWRNPKVLASLTSGLLLLTGWLVSAAPSMAAAALPLNVAAIVIGGYFFGRDAIEEFVFERRIGIQMLMSIAAIVAAALGQPAEGAALVFLYSISEAAEGYTEEKTRSAIKALMALAPKIALVRRDGDEIEIPVEELVVGDVFIARPGQSMPTDGEILSGSSSVNEAPVTGESIPVEKRPGDEVFAGTINGEAALEVRATRTHADNTLARIVHMVEEAQERRGQSQRFIERFGAWYSPAVLGLGIALAIALPLLMGLSWHDAMVRATIFIVAAAPCALVISIPITMVAALGTAARNGVLIKGGMYIEALGRVRVVAFDKTGTLTRGEPQVTDILLGPADGGGPETEEALLSMAAGVERQSEHPLARAIVRHAEQAALPIPSAIDFQSTTGAGAVAKIDGRHVHIGSPAMFEDRLNIDIAEMRPEIVRLQDDGKTVILIGDHRTVWGLLALRDDLRPNARKAIAALHAAGVGHVVMLTGDNQRTAQAIAREAGIDEAFADLKPADKVARVRALARERGHVAMVGDGVNDAPALAEASVGVAMGAAGTDVALETADVALMGDDLEKLVFGLRLARRTQAVVRQNLVLSTVVIGALIIGAVAGIFSLPLVVVAHEISEFVVIASGLRMLRAAGIDAA from the coding sequence ATGAGCGTTAATTGGCGGGTGGCCAATTTGGACTGCGAGCATGACGCGGCGGCGCTGAGTCGCGGATTGGCTGGTTGCCCCGGCATTGCCGATATCGACGTCCTTCCCAAGTCAGCCAAGATCAAGGTGAGCATCGACGTTGCTCAGATTTCTCCGGCCCGTCTTCGGGACAAGCTGAGAGAGATCGGCTTTCCGGTTGTCGAAGGTGCCGAACTTCCGGCACAGCCGAAGCCGTGGCGCAATCCCAAAGTGCTCGCCTCGCTGACATCCGGGCTGCTGTTGCTGACCGGCTGGCTGGTGAGCGCAGCGCCGTCAATGGCTGCCGCAGCATTGCCTCTCAATGTGGCGGCCATTGTCATCGGCGGATATTTTTTCGGGCGGGATGCGATCGAGGAGTTTGTTTTCGAGCGCAGGATCGGCATTCAGATGCTGATGAGTATCGCGGCGATTGTCGCGGCAGCACTGGGGCAACCGGCCGAAGGTGCGGCGCTGGTATTCCTCTATTCCATTTCCGAGGCGGCTGAAGGCTATACGGAGGAAAAGACGCGCTCGGCGATCAAGGCGTTGATGGCGCTAGCCCCCAAGATTGCATTGGTGCGCCGCGATGGCGACGAGATCGAGATTCCAGTCGAGGAACTGGTCGTCGGAGACGTGTTTATCGCCCGGCCGGGACAATCGATGCCGACGGACGGAGAAATCCTGAGCGGTTCTTCGAGCGTAAATGAGGCACCGGTCACAGGTGAAAGCATTCCCGTGGAAAAGCGCCCGGGCGACGAGGTGTTCGCTGGCACCATCAACGGCGAAGCAGCGCTCGAAGTCAGGGCTACTCGCACGCACGCTGACAACACTCTCGCCAGAATCGTGCATATGGTCGAGGAAGCCCAAGAGCGGCGCGGCCAGAGTCAACGCTTCATCGAACGCTTCGGAGCCTGGTACAGCCCGGCCGTACTCGGTCTCGGCATTGCCCTGGCGATCGCACTTCCACTGCTGATGGGCCTGTCGTGGCACGACGCCATGGTGCGAGCGACAATCTTCATTGTCGCGGCGGCGCCTTGCGCGCTCGTGATTTCGATCCCGATCACCATGGTGGCGGCGTTGGGAACGGCGGCCCGCAACGGTGTGCTGATCAAGGGCGGCATGTACATCGAAGCGCTTGGCCGGGTGCGGGTTGTTGCTTTTGACAAGACCGGCACGCTTACGCGTGGGGAGCCGCAGGTCACCGACATTCTGCTGGGCCCAGCCGACGGTGGTGGTCCCGAAACCGAAGAGGCGCTGTTGTCGATGGCGGCGGGCGTGGAGCGGCAGAGCGAGCATCCGCTCGCCCGCGCTATCGTGCGCCATGCGGAACAGGCGGCGCTGCCAATCCCGTCAGCAATCGACTTTCAGTCTACGACCGGCGCGGGCGCCGTCGCTAAAATCGACGGACGGCATGTCCACATCGGCAGTCCAGCCATGTTCGAGGATCGGCTCAATATCGATATTGCCGAAATGAGGCCCGAAATTGTCCGGCTTCAGGATGACGGCAAGACGGTCATCCTGATAGGCGATCACCGGACGGTTTGGGGACTGCTTGCGCTACGTGACGACCTTCGACCGAACGCCCGCAAGGCAATCGCGGCGCTCCACGCCGCCGGAGTGGGGCATGTTGTAATGCTCACGGGCGACAATCAACGCACCGCCCAAGCGATCGCGAGGGAAGCCGGGATCGACGAAGCCTTTGCAGACTTGAAACCGGCGGACAAGGTCGCAAGAGTGCGTGCCCTGGCGAGGGAGCGTGGCCATGTCGCCATGGTCGGAGACGGGGTGAACGATGCCCCTGCGCTCGCCGAGGCGTCGGTTGGCGTCGCTATGGGCGCTGCCGGGACCGATGTCGCCTTGGAGACCGCTGACGTGGCGTTGATGGGCGACGATCTTGAAAAGCTCGTGTTTGGCTTGAGACTGGCCCGGCGCACCCAAGCTGTTGTCCGCCAGAACCTAGTCTTGTCTACTGTCGTGATCGGCGCGCTGATCATCGGCGCTGTCGCCGGGATATTCTCACTTCCCCTCGTTGTCGTGGCGCATGAAATCAGCGAATTTGTGGTCATCGCATCTGGCCTGCGGATGTTGCGTGCGGCCGGAATAGACGCCGCATGA